The Streptomyces sp. NBC_01353 genome contains a region encoding:
- a CDS encoding polysaccharide deacetylase: MTHPTKDIKIALGVDVDAVAGWLGSYGGEDSPNDIQRGVFAGEIGTPRLLKLFERYGIRTSWFIPGHSIETFPEQTRMVVEAGHEVGAHGYSHENPIAMSPQQEEDVLARSVELIEEYTGRRPRGYVAPWWEMSAHTAALLHKYGFSYDHSQNYRDFTPFYARVGDSWTKIDYTKEAKDWMKPLVHGHEVDLVEFCGNWYVDDLPPMMFNKHAHNSHGYVSPRALEQDWRDQFDWVHRELDYAVVPVTLHPDVSGRPQVLLMLERFIEYVSGHEGVSFCTLEDAADDFRRRFPFQGAERPADMR; the protein is encoded by the coding sequence ATGACGCACCCCACCAAGGACATCAAGATCGCCCTCGGCGTCGACGTGGACGCCGTCGCCGGCTGGCTCGGCAGCTACGGCGGCGAGGACTCCCCCAACGACATCCAGCGCGGTGTGTTCGCCGGCGAGATCGGCACGCCCCGGCTCCTGAAGCTCTTCGAGCGGTACGGGATCCGCACCAGCTGGTTCATCCCCGGCCATTCCATAGAGACCTTCCCCGAGCAGACCCGCATGGTCGTTGAGGCGGGCCACGAGGTCGGTGCGCACGGCTACTCCCACGAGAATCCGATCGCGATGAGCCCGCAACAGGAGGAGGACGTCCTCGCCCGCTCGGTCGAGTTGATCGAGGAGTACACCGGCCGTAGGCCGCGCGGCTATGTGGCGCCGTGGTGGGAGATGTCGGCGCACACGGCGGCGCTGCTGCACAAGTACGGCTTCTCGTACGACCACAGCCAGAACTACCGGGACTTCACCCCGTTCTACGCCCGGGTCGGCGACAGCTGGACGAAGATCGACTACACGAAGGAGGCCAAGGACTGGATGAAGCCGCTGGTCCACGGCCACGAGGTGGACCTGGTCGAGTTCTGCGGCAACTGGTACGTCGACGACCTTCCGCCCATGATGTTCAACAAGCACGCGCACAACAGCCACGGGTACGTGAGTCCGCGCGCCCTGGAGCAGGACTGGCGTGACCAGTTCGACTGGGTCCACCGCGAGCTGGACTATGCGGTCGTCCCGGTCACCCTGCACCCCGATGTGAGCGGGCGCCCCCAGGTGCTGCTGATGCTGGAGCGGTTCATCGAGTACGTGTCGGGCCACGAGGGCGTCAGCTTCTGCACCCTCGAGGACGCGGCCGACGACTTCCGCCGCCGTTTCCCGTTCCAGGGCGCCGAGCGCCCCGCCGACATGCGCTGA
- a CDS encoding response regulator transcription factor, with amino-acid sequence MTSSTIRVLIVDDQMMVRQGFTVLLNAEPDIEVVGQAVDGEDAVAKVAELAPDVVLMDIRMPGIGGIEATRLITGPADATVKVLVLTTFDLDEYVYEALRAGASGFLLKDASADELAHAVRVVAGGEALLAPNVTKRLIAEFSRLSAAPRTPHLDRVGGLTERETEVLSLIAHGLSNAEIASRLVVAEQTVKTHVSRILIKLGLRDRTQAAVYAYDTGLVRPAGH; translated from the coding sequence ATGACGAGCAGTACGATCCGGGTCCTCATCGTCGACGACCAGATGATGGTCCGTCAGGGCTTCACGGTGCTGCTCAACGCCGAGCCCGACATCGAGGTCGTCGGACAGGCCGTGGACGGCGAGGACGCCGTCGCCAAGGTCGCCGAACTCGCCCCCGACGTCGTCCTGATGGACATCCGGATGCCCGGCATCGGCGGCATCGAGGCCACCCGCCTCATCACCGGGCCCGCCGACGCCACCGTGAAGGTGCTCGTCCTGACCACCTTCGACCTCGACGAGTACGTGTACGAGGCCCTGCGTGCCGGAGCCTCCGGGTTCCTCCTCAAGGACGCATCGGCCGACGAACTCGCCCACGCGGTGAGGGTGGTGGCGGGCGGCGAGGCGCTGCTCGCCCCGAATGTCACCAAGCGGCTCATCGCCGAGTTCTCCCGGCTCAGCGCCGCACCCCGCACCCCGCACCTGGATCGCGTCGGTGGTCTGACGGAACGCGAGACCGAGGTCCTGAGCCTGATCGCCCATGGTCTGTCCAACGCCGAGATAGCGTCCCGCCTCGTCGTCGCCGAGCAGACCGTCAAGACCCATGTGAGCCGCATCCTGATCAAGCTCGGCCTGCGGGATCGCACCCAGGCGGCGGTGTACGCCTACGACACCGGACTTGTCCGTCCGGCCGGCCACTGA
- a CDS encoding flavodoxin family protein — protein sequence MSATPHRYDDLRALYVNCTLKRSPEASNTEGLIDRSRAVMERQGVATDLVRAVDHDIATGVWPDMTEHGWESDAWPELYERVMQADILVLCGPIWLGDNSSVMKQVIERLYACSSLLNSEGQYAYYGRVGGCLITGNEDGVKHCAMNVLYSLQHLGYVIPPQADAGWIGEAGPGPSYLDPGSGGPENDFTNRNTSFMAWNLMHLAGMLKRAGGIPAHGNQRTAWDAGCRADFPNPEHR from the coding sequence ATGTCCGCGACTCCGCACCGCTACGACGATCTGCGCGCCCTGTACGTCAACTGCACGCTCAAGCGTTCCCCCGAGGCCAGCAACACCGAGGGGCTGATCGACCGCAGCAGGGCCGTGATGGAGCGGCAGGGCGTGGCGACCGACCTCGTGCGGGCCGTCGACCACGACATCGCGACCGGGGTGTGGCCCGACATGACCGAGCACGGATGGGAGTCGGACGCCTGGCCCGAGCTGTACGAGCGCGTCATGCAGGCGGACATCCTCGTGCTGTGCGGTCCCATCTGGCTCGGCGACAACAGCTCGGTGATGAAGCAGGTGATCGAGCGACTGTACGCCTGCTCCAGCCTCCTCAACAGCGAGGGCCAGTACGCCTATTACGGCAGGGTGGGCGGCTGTCTGATCACGGGGAACGAGGACGGGGTCAAGCACTGCGCGATGAACGTGCTCTACAGCCTCCAGCACCTGGGCTATGTGATCCCGCCGCAGGCGGACGCCGGCTGGATCGGTGAGGCGGGCCCCGGGCCGTCGTATCTGGACCCGGGCTCGGGCGGCCCCGAGAACGACTTCACCAATCGCAACACCTCGTTCATGGCGTGGAACCTGATGCACCTGGCGGGGATGCTCAAGCGTGCCGGCGGCATCCCGGCGCACGGCAACCAGCGCACGGCCTGGGACGCGGGCTGCCGGGCGGACTTCCCGAACCCCGAGCACCGCTAG
- a CDS encoding VWA domain-containing protein — protein MITRKRLATGACALLAALAVGLVPTGAAADEPAAKEPPKVELVLDVSGSMRARDIDGQSRMAAAKQAFNEVLDAVPEEVQLGIRTLGANYPGPDRKKGCEDTKQLYPVGPLDRTEAKTAVATLAPTGWTPIGPALLGAAEDLKGGDATRRIVLITDGEDTCAPLDPCEVARDIAAKGIHLTIDTLGLVPNAKIRQQLTCIAEATGGTYTSVRHTEELSKRVRQLVDRAADPVVTPVAAEGAERCADAPQLKAGLYTDRQVFGRHRWYRVDVLPGQELRASVSVAADRAVNNDYGVLLRAVTVHGREVVRGSEAGDGRTDVISTGLRYPKPPLEDVDTDTKPAAETVCLQVSNSFSAPPSVKTTPGMPIELTVDLVDAPHEASDVAAFGLGRGWWLLGVLVLAGFVGGLLWGWLSRWRVAVWRTN, from the coding sequence ATGATCACGAGAAAACGGCTGGCGACCGGAGCCTGCGCGCTGCTCGCCGCCCTGGCCGTCGGGCTCGTCCCGACCGGCGCCGCCGCCGACGAACCGGCGGCGAAAGAACCCCCCAAGGTCGAGTTGGTCCTCGACGTCAGCGGCTCGATGCGGGCCCGCGACATCGACGGTCAGTCCCGGATGGCCGCCGCCAAGCAGGCCTTCAACGAGGTGCTCGACGCAGTGCCCGAGGAGGTGCAGCTCGGCATACGCACCCTCGGCGCCAACTATCCGGGGCCGGACCGGAAGAAGGGCTGCGAGGACACCAAGCAGCTCTACCCCGTCGGCCCGCTCGACCGGACCGAGGCGAAGACGGCGGTGGCCACGCTGGCCCCCACCGGCTGGACCCCGATCGGCCCCGCCCTGCTCGGGGCGGCCGAGGACCTCAAGGGCGGTGACGCCACCCGCCGGATCGTGCTCATCACGGACGGGGAGGACACCTGCGCCCCGCTCGACCCGTGCGAGGTGGCGCGGGACATCGCCGCCAAGGGCATCCACCTGACCATCGACACACTGGGTCTGGTGCCGAACGCCAAGATCCGGCAGCAGCTCACCTGCATCGCCGAGGCGACCGGCGGCACGTACACCTCGGTCCGGCACACCGAGGAACTCTCCAAGCGGGTCCGCCAGCTGGTCGACCGCGCCGCGGACCCGGTGGTCACCCCGGTGGCCGCCGAGGGCGCCGAGCGTTGTGCGGATGCCCCGCAGCTCAAGGCCGGGCTCTACACCGACCGCCAGGTCTTCGGCCGCCACCGCTGGTACCGGGTGGACGTGCTGCCCGGGCAGGAGCTGCGCGCCTCGGTGAGCGTTGCCGCCGACCGCGCCGTCAACAACGACTACGGCGTCCTGCTGCGCGCGGTGACCGTGCACGGCCGTGAGGTCGTGCGGGGCTCCGAGGCGGGCGACGGACGTACGGACGTCATCTCGACCGGTCTGCGCTATCCCAAGCCGCCGCTCGAAGACGTCGACACGGACACCAAGCCCGCGGCGGAGACCGTCTGCCTCCAGGTCAGCAACTCCTTCTCCGCGCCGCCGTCGGTGAAGACGACCCCCGGTATGCCGATCGAGCTGACCGTCGACCTGGTCGACGCGCCCCACGAGGCGTCCGACGTGGCCGCCTTCGGCCTCGGCCGTGGCTGGTGGCTGCTCGGCGTGCTGGTACTGGCCGGTTTCGTGGGCGGTCTGCTGTGGGGCTGGCTGTCCCGCTGGCGCGTCGCCGTCTGGAGGACCAACTGA
- a CDS encoding GAF domain-containing protein, which yields MTRIGMITPSSNTCLEPVTYRLLHGATEHTAHFARVPVTRIALDGGSDAQFDPAPMIAAARQLADAAVDVLVWNGTSGSWLGVERDRSLCAVLTEATGIPATTSTLALLDACAAYGVTRLGLAVPYTRDVAERIVTTYASEGLECLLAEPFGVSDNEAFARIPESDVARQIEDAAGSEAHAVAVVCTNVYGARAAAGLEGALGVPVFDSVAATLWKALDLAGAHPVLEGHGELLRSGSLRTRLQQVLGELREAIGADRTTLRLDLPGHGLHVDLTAAEALGAGVRSIRRDASLDQRRLNTVEWLERHRVPLVQPRFVGDPRPPQALIDVYGVRAQLLSPVVRDTEMTGWISAHSLAERPWSAADQAVMTTAIDRVHHLLDTYGKAHTA from the coding sequence ATGACCCGTATCGGCATGATCACTCCGTCCTCCAACACCTGCCTGGAGCCGGTCACCTACCGCCTCCTGCACGGTGCAACCGAGCACACCGCGCACTTCGCGCGGGTCCCCGTCACCCGGATCGCCCTCGACGGAGGCTCCGACGCCCAGTTCGACCCGGCGCCGATGATCGCCGCCGCCCGGCAGCTCGCCGACGCGGCCGTGGACGTCCTGGTCTGGAACGGCACGTCCGGCTCCTGGCTCGGCGTCGAGCGCGACCGCTCGCTCTGCGCCGTCCTCACCGAAGCGACCGGAATCCCCGCCACCACCTCCACGCTCGCCCTGCTCGACGCCTGCGCCGCCTACGGGGTGACCAGGCTCGGTCTCGCCGTGCCGTACACCCGGGACGTCGCCGAGCGGATCGTCACGACATACGCCTCCGAGGGGTTGGAGTGCCTTCTCGCCGAGCCGTTCGGCGTCAGCGACAACGAGGCCTTCGCCCGGATCCCCGAGAGTGATGTCGCCCGGCAGATCGAGGACGCCGCCGGCAGCGAAGCGCACGCCGTCGCCGTCGTCTGCACCAACGTGTACGGGGCGCGGGCGGCCGCCGGTCTCGAAGGGGCGCTCGGCGTCCCGGTCTTCGACAGCGTCGCCGCCACGCTCTGGAAGGCGCTCGACCTCGCCGGGGCGCACCCGGTCCTCGAGGGACACGGTGAACTGCTGCGCTCCGGCAGCCTGCGCACCCGTCTCCAACAGGTCCTCGGCGAGCTGCGGGAGGCGATCGGCGCCGACCGCACCACGCTCCGCCTCGACCTGCCGGGCCACGGTCTGCACGTGGATCTCACCGCGGCCGAGGCGCTGGGCGCGGGCGTCCGGTCCATCCGTCGCGACGCCTCGCTCGACCAGCGTCGGCTGAACACCGTGGAGTGGCTGGAGCGCCACCGGGTCCCGCTCGTACAGCCGCGCTTCGTCGGCGACCCGCGACCCCCGCAGGCTCTGATCGACGTCTACGGAGTCCGTGCCCAGCTGCTCTCGCCGGTCGTCCGCGACACGGAGATGACGGGCTGGATCTCCGCCCACAGTCTCGCCGAGCGCCCCTGGAGCGCCGCCGACCAGGCGGTCATGACGACCGCGATCGATCGCGTGCACCACCTTCTCGACACGTACGGAAAGGCCCACACCGCATGA
- a CDS encoding GntR family transcriptional regulator produces the protein MTGTQAADDTAPAGAEAGAGGGAGEGDAAPAVGGGWLRDQVCEGLRDRIITGRLKPGDRLVERDVAEEFGVSRVPVREAIRILMSEGFLQALSPRRIVVKELSRQDVENLFDMREALEVLAVRRAAERRTQGQLDDLHALLEEARRATLSGRPDRISRANTAFHHFIVELSRNDLLAATLESLEGRLRWLFQQIDDPGSLWDEHRVLYEAIAAADADAAAECSLHHVRHYRDVAIRLLFEQGESA, from the coding sequence ATGACCGGGACCCAGGCGGCGGACGACACGGCGCCGGCCGGCGCGGAGGCAGGCGCGGGGGGAGGTGCGGGGGAAGGCGACGCGGCGCCGGCGGTCGGCGGTGGATGGCTCCGCGACCAGGTCTGCGAGGGGCTGCGGGACCGCATCATCACCGGGCGCCTCAAGCCCGGCGACCGGCTGGTCGAACGCGACGTCGCCGAGGAGTTCGGGGTCTCCCGGGTCCCCGTGCGCGAAGCGATCCGCATCCTCATGAGCGAGGGATTCCTGCAGGCCCTCTCGCCGCGTCGGATCGTCGTCAAGGAGCTGTCGCGACAGGATGTCGAGAACCTCTTCGACATGCGCGAGGCCCTCGAGGTCCTCGCGGTCCGGCGCGCCGCCGAACGCCGGACCCAGGGTCAATTGGACGACCTGCACGCGCTGTTGGAAGAGGCCCGCAGGGCGACGCTGTCCGGCAGGCCGGACCGCATCTCGCGCGCCAACACGGCCTTCCACCACTTCATCGTGGAGCTCTCGCGCAACGATCTGCTCGCCGCGACCCTGGAATCGCTGGAGGGCAGGCTGCGCTGGCTCTTCCAGCAGATCGACGACCCGGGCTCGCTGTGGGACGAGCACCGGGTGCTGTACGAGGCGATCGCCGCCGCCGACGCCGACGCGGCGGCGGAGTGCTCACTGCACCACGTGCGCCACTACCGCGACGTGGCGATCCGCCTCCTCTTCGAACAGGGGGAATCGGCCTGA
- a CDS encoding MFS transporter, translated as MSTPSVGTTAEETTAAARGGRHSRVRWKMFVLLLGVVALNYIDRGSVSVALPLITEDLGLSKETTGFVLSAFFWTYALMQIPSGWLADRFGPRRMVSGACVGWGAAQAVTAAATGAGSLLGYRLLLGAVEAPVMPAGGKLNAQWLPAKERGRGAVLLDGGAPLGAALGGVIISALIAWTGSWRLSFVIAGILTVAIGLYAAWYIRDTPREHPGVNDAEASYIERAHAEEDAAGPPDVRTGLRPYLGHRSFWAMCLGWMGFNGVFYGLLTWGPLYLSETKGFDIKTIGWSTLVIFGAGFVGELTGGWLSDRWKAAGAGANKVMRSMMGVAGTAVVAGLLGVVLVPDATTAVTLLSVVMFFLRWAGLYWSLPSVLAGRANAGVVGGAMNLSGNIAGIVTPIAVGYIVGGTGSYTWALLYFVGAGVLFTVSSLVLDYSRRLAVR; from the coding sequence ATGAGTACCCCATCGGTCGGCACGACCGCCGAGGAAACCACCGCCGCCGCCCGCGGAGGACGCCACAGCCGGGTGCGCTGGAAGATGTTCGTCCTGCTGCTCGGTGTCGTCGCCCTCAACTACATCGACCGGGGTTCCGTCTCCGTCGCGCTGCCCCTGATCACCGAGGACCTCGGGCTCTCCAAGGAGACCACCGGCTTCGTCCTGAGCGCGTTCTTCTGGACGTACGCTCTGATGCAGATCCCCAGCGGCTGGCTGGCCGACCGCTTCGGCCCGCGTCGGATGGTCTCCGGAGCCTGCGTCGGCTGGGGCGCCGCCCAGGCCGTCACCGCCGCCGCCACCGGCGCGGGCTCCCTGCTCGGCTACCGACTCCTCCTCGGCGCCGTCGAAGCCCCCGTCATGCCCGCGGGCGGCAAGCTCAACGCCCAGTGGCTGCCCGCCAAGGAGCGCGGTCGCGGCGCCGTGCTGCTCGACGGCGGGGCCCCGCTCGGCGCGGCGCTCGGCGGTGTCATCATCTCCGCGCTGATCGCCTGGACCGGCAGCTGGCGTCTGAGCTTCGTTATCGCCGGCATCCTGACGGTCGCCATCGGCCTGTACGCCGCCTGGTACATCCGCGACACCCCGCGCGAGCACCCGGGGGTCAACGACGCCGAGGCCTCGTACATCGAGCGTGCGCATGCCGAGGAGGACGCCGCCGGGCCCCCTGACGTGCGCACCGGACTGCGCCCGTATCTCGGCCACCGCTCGTTCTGGGCCATGTGCCTGGGCTGGATGGGCTTCAACGGCGTCTTCTACGGACTGCTCACCTGGGGCCCGCTCTATCTCTCCGAGACCAAGGGCTTCGACATCAAGACCATCGGCTGGTCGACGCTGGTCATCTTCGGGGCGGGCTTCGTCGGAGAGCTGACCGGCGGCTGGCTCTCCGACCGCTGGAAGGCCGCGGGCGCCGGCGCCAACAAGGTCATGCGCTCGATGATGGGTGTGGCCGGAACGGCCGTCGTGGCGGGCCTCCTCGGTGTGGTCCTGGTGCCCGACGCGACGACCGCCGTGACCCTGCTCTCCGTCGTCATGTTCTTCCTGCGCTGGGCGGGCCTGTACTGGTCGCTGCCCTCCGTCCTGGCCGGCCGGGCCAACGCCGGCGTCGTCGGCGGGGCCATGAACCTGTCCGGCAACATCGCCGGAATCGTCACCCCGATCGCGGTCGGCTACATCGTCGGCGGCACCGGTTCGTACACCTGGGCGCTGCTCTACTTCGTCGGCGCCGGGGTCCTGTTCACCGTCTCGTCACTCGTCCTCGACTACAGCCGGAGGCTGGCCGTCCGATGA